The proteins below come from a single Malus domestica chromosome 03, GDT2T_hap1 genomic window:
- the LOC114824064 gene encoding small nuclear ribonucleoprotein SmD1a, translating into MKLVRFLMKLNNETVSIELKNGTVVNGTITGVDISMNTHLKTVKLTLKGKNPVTLDHLSVRGNNIRYYILPDSLNLETLLVEETPRVKPKKPTAGRPMGRGRGRGRGRGRGRGR; encoded by the exons ATGAAGCTCGTCAG gtttttgatGAAGTTGAACAACGAGACAGTGTCGATCGAGCTCAAAAACGGCACCGTTGTGAACGGAACCATCACAG GTGTGGATATCAGTATGAATACTCATCTGAAGACGGTGAAACTTACACTCAAGGGGAAGAACCCAGTGACTCTGGATCATCTCAGCGTGAGGGGTAACAACATTCGATACTACATCCTTCCTGACAGCCTGAATCTCGAGACTTTGCTTGTTGAAGAGACACCTAGGGTCAAGCCCAAGAAGCCAACTGCAG GGAGGCCTATGGGACGGGGGCGTGGCCGTGGACGTGGTCGCGGACGTGGCCGTGGCCGTTAA